One window of the Tachyglossus aculeatus isolate mTacAcu1 chromosome 12, mTacAcu1.pri, whole genome shotgun sequence genome contains the following:
- the LOC119935754 gene encoding LRP2-binding protein isoform X1: MYYDGLGTQPDTKKGVAFMKQIVTSRCPKAGHLRFAAAYNLGRAHYEGQGAPRSDTEAERLWLFAADNGNPKASVKAQSILGVYYSTKEPKELGKAVTRDAEAALECLHQAAQRGNVYAQAHLVEYYYRNKLYTKAASFSKRVADYSNIPRIAALTDCLPTYIAKGMAIAAFYHARCLHLGLGLNKDEVAARRYYSRACELDPATAAELHAEVIEQRI, encoded by the exons ATGTACTACGACGGCCTGGGGACACAGCCAGACACT AAGAAAGGGGTGGCGTTCATGAAGCAGATCGTGACCTCCCGCTGCCCCAAAGCCGGGCACCTCCGCTTCGCCGCCGCCTACAACCTGGGCCGCGCTCACTACGAAGGCCAGGGCGCGCCGCGCTCGGACACTGAGGCGGAGAG GCTCTGGCTTTTTGCCGCCGACAACGGGAACCCCAAAGCCAGCGTGAAGGCCCAGAGCATCCTAGGGGTTTACTACTCCACCAAGGAGCCGAAGGAGCTGGGAAAG GCCGTGACAAGGGACGCCGAGGCCGCCCTGGAGTGTCTACACCAAGCCGCCCAACGGGGCAACGTCTACGCCCAGGCCCACCTGGTGGAATACTACTACCGGAACAAGCTCTACACCAAAGCGGCCTCGTTTTCCAAAAG GGTGGCGGATTACAGCAACATCCCCCGGATCGCGGCGCTCACGGACTGCCTCCCCACCTACATCGCCAAGGGCATGGCCATCGCCGCCTTCTACCACGCCCGCTGCCTGCACCTCGGCCTGGGGCTCAACAAAGATGAGGTCGCCGCTCGACGCTACTACTCCAGG GCCTGCGAGCTGGACCCCGCCACGGCCGCCGAGCTTCACGCAGAGGTGATAGAGCAGAGAATTTAG
- the LOC119935754 gene encoding LRP2-binding protein isoform X3: MYYDGLGTQPDTKGVAFMKQIVTSRCPKAGHLRFAAAYNLGRAHYEGQGAPRSDTEAERLWLFAADNGNPKASVKAQSILGVYYSTKEPKELGKAFFWHSEACGNGSLESQGALGVMYLYGQAVTRDAEAALECLHQAAQRGNVYAQAHLVEYYYRNKLYTKAASFSKRVADYSNIPRIAALTDCLPTYIAKGMAIAAFYHARCLHLGLGLNKDEVAARRYYSRACELDPATAAELHAEVIEQRI, from the exons ATGTACTACGACGGCCTGGGGACACAGCCAGACACT AAAGGGGTGGCGTTCATGAAGCAGATCGTGACCTCCCGCTGCCCCAAAGCCGGGCACCTCCGCTTCGCCGCCGCCTACAACCTGGGCCGCGCTCACTACGAAGGCCAGGGCGCGCCGCGCTCGGACACTGAGGCGGAGAG GCTCTGGCTTTTTGCCGCCGACAACGGGAACCCCAAAGCCAGCGTGAAGGCCCAGAGCATCCTAGGGGTTTACTACTCCACCAAGGAGCCGAAGGAGCTGGGAAAG GCCTTTTTCTGGCACTCGGAAGCCTGCGGCAACGGCAGCCTGGAGTCCCAGGGGGCACTGGGGGTCATGTACCTCTACGGCCAGGCCGTGACAAGGGACGCCGAGGCCGCCCTGGAGTGTCTACACCAAGCCGCCCAACGGGGCAACGTCTACGCCCAGGCCCACCTGGTGGAATACTACTACCGGAACAAGCTCTACACCAAAGCGGCCTCGTTTTCCAAAAG GGTGGCGGATTACAGCAACATCCCCCGGATCGCGGCGCTCACGGACTGCCTCCCCACCTACATCGCCAAGGGCATGGCCATCGCCGCCTTCTACCACGCCCGCTGCCTGCACCTCGGCCTGGGGCTCAACAAAGATGAGGTCGCCGCTCGACGCTACTACTCCAGG GCCTGCGAGCTGGACCCCGCCACGGCCGCCGAGCTTCACGCAGAGGTGATAGAGCAGAGAATTTAG
- the LOC119935754 gene encoding LRP2-binding protein isoform X2 has translation MYYDGLGTQPDTKKGVAFMKQIVTSRCPKAGHLRFAAAYNLGRAHYEGQGAPRSDTEAERLWLFAADNGNPKASVKAQSILGVYYSTKEPKELGKAFFWHSEACGNGSLESQGALGVMYLYGQAVTRDAEAALECLHQAAQRGNVYAQAHLVEYYYRNKLYTKAASFSKRVADYSNIPRIAALTDCLPTYIAKGMAIAAFYHARCLHLGLGLNKDEVAARRYYSRACELDPATAAELHAEVIEQRI, from the exons ATGTACTACGACGGCCTGGGGACACAGCCAGACACT AAGAAAGGGGTGGCGTTCATGAAGCAGATCGTGACCTCCCGCTGCCCCAAAGCCGGGCACCTCCGCTTCGCCGCCGCCTACAACCTGGGCCGCGCTCACTACGAAGGCCAGGGCGCGCCGCGCTCGGACACTGAGGCGGAGAG GCTCTGGCTTTTTGCCGCCGACAACGGGAACCCCAAAGCCAGCGTGAAGGCCCAGAGCATCCTAGGGGTTTACTACTCCACCAAGGAGCCGAAGGAGCTGGGAAAG GCCTTTTTCTGGCACTCGGAAGCCTGCGGCAACGGCAGCCTGGAGTCCCAGGGGGCACTGGGGGTCATGTACCTCTACGGCCAGGCCGTGACAAGGGACGCCGAGGCCGCCCTGGAGTGTCTACACCAAGCCGCCCAACGGGGCAACGTCTACGCCCAGGCCCACCTGGTGGAATACTACTACCGGAACAAGCTCTACACCAAAGCGGCCTCGTTTTCCAAAAG GGTGGCGGATTACAGCAACATCCCCCGGATCGCGGCGCTCACGGACTGCCTCCCCACCTACATCGCCAAGGGCATGGCCATCGCCGCCTTCTACCACGCCCGCTGCCTGCACCTCGGCCTGGGGCTCAACAAAGATGAGGTCGCCGCTCGACGCTACTACTCCAGG GCCTGCGAGCTGGACCCCGCCACGGCCGCCGAGCTTCACGCAGAGGTGATAGAGCAGAGAATTTAG